A genome region from Eurosta solidaginis isolate ZX-2024a chromosome 2, ASM4086904v1, whole genome shotgun sequence includes the following:
- the LOC137239163 gene encoding transmembrane reductase CYB561D2, with the protein MTPSAKFTKPETVTANRPALSIWLQIQSLLNTINHILIGLIAIYITALARSLNFQDTAMHAFLTVIGFHVLMAEALMSHYPINFVTNSFSHRAKSKIHGILQLGGGSMVLLGALGKFSQTEVHFTTLHGKIGLAATCLCFASLTGGLLNYFQPKFILKIYSPSELKYRHNLFGMITFTLGMWTIFLGYSTKFTYKYADPEFIVALSLAAILVYIFTLIAPMRSFLAKLQYRSQRRK; encoded by the exons ATGACACCAAGTGCTAAATTTACTAAACCGGAAACGGTGACCGCAAATAGACCGGCTCTTTCCATATGGCTCCAGATACAAAGCCTTTTGAATACCATCAATCATATCTTAATTGGACTCAttgccatttatataaccgcATTAGCACGAAGTTTGAACTTTCAAGATACTGCTATGCATGCGTTTCTTACAGTCATTGGG TTCCACGTATTAATGGCAGAAGCGTTGATGTCGCATTATCCAATTAATTTTGTCACTAATAGTTTCTCACATCGTGCAAAATCAAAAATTCATGGTATACTACAATTGGGGGGCGGCTCAATGGTGCTACTTGGTGCTCTTGGTAAATTCTCACAAACGGAGGTACATTTCACTACTTTACACGGCAAGATTG GTCTTGCTGCAACATGTTTATGTTTTGCCAGCCTTACCGGTGGTTTACTCAATTATTTTCAACCGAAGTTCATTCTAAAGATTTATTCTCCATCAGAACTGAAATATAGACATAACCTCTTTGGAATGATTACTTTTACGTTGGGCATGTGGACAATATTTCTAGGTTATAGTACGAAATTTACTTATAAATATGCAGATCCCGAGTTTATTGTTGCATTGAGTTTAGCAGCaattttagtttatatttttaCATTGATAGCACCAATGCGCTCGTTTTTAGCTAAACTGCAATATAGAAGTCAACGCCGAAAATAA